The Kaistia defluvii genome has a segment encoding these proteins:
- the deoC gene encoding deoxyribose-phosphate aldolase encodes MPADGSTERKTPPLSNALKRNDGTPLQVEWFDGAQVNTSAAERRAATLPTRRTVKKEYQAAWLVKAVTLMDLTTLAGDDTPGRVHRLCMKARRPFREDLVEALGLQANPPKVGAVCVYPTMVAPAVKALEGSGIPVASVATGFPAGLTPLKQRLEEIHYAVGEGAHEIDIVITRAHVLNADWQALYDEVAAMREACGEAHLKAILATGDLKTLRNVYKASMVAMQAGADFIKTSTGKEDVNATLPVSLVMCRAIRDYEALTGFKIGFKPAGGLKTAKDAMSWLILMKEELGNAWLEPELFRIGASSLLADIERQIEHFVTGRYSSTIRHALA; translated from the coding sequence ATGCCGGCTGACGGCTCCACGGAGCGCAAGACTCCGCCGCTATCCAATGCCCTGAAGCGCAATGACGGCACGCCGTTGCAGGTCGAATGGTTCGACGGCGCCCAGGTCAACACCTCCGCCGCGGAGCGTCGCGCCGCGACGCTGCCGACCCGGCGGACGGTGAAGAAGGAATATCAGGCTGCCTGGCTGGTAAAGGCCGTGACGCTGATGGACCTGACGACGTTGGCCGGCGACGATACGCCCGGCCGTGTCCACCGCCTCTGCATGAAGGCGCGCCGGCCGTTCCGCGAGGATCTGGTCGAGGCGCTCGGCCTCCAGGCGAACCCGCCCAAGGTCGGCGCGGTCTGCGTCTATCCGACCATGGTCGCCCCCGCCGTCAAGGCGCTGGAAGGCTCGGGCATTCCCGTCGCCTCGGTCGCCACCGGCTTTCCGGCCGGCCTGACGCCGCTCAAGCAGCGGCTGGAAGAGATCCACTACGCGGTCGGCGAAGGCGCGCATGAGATCGACATCGTCATCACCCGCGCCCATGTGCTGAACGCCGACTGGCAGGCGCTGTACGACGAAGTCGCCGCCATGCGCGAAGCCTGCGGCGAGGCGCATCTGAAGGCGATCCTCGCCACCGGCGATCTGAAGACGCTGCGCAATGTCTACAAGGCGTCGATGGTGGCCATGCAGGCCGGCGCCGACTTCATCAAGACCTCGACCGGCAAGGAAGACGTCAACGCGACGCTGCCGGTGAGCCTGGTGATGTGCCGCGCCATCCGCGACTACGAGGCGCTGACCGGCTTCAAGATCGGCTTCAAGCCGGCCGGCGGCCTCAAGACCGCCAAGGACGCGATGTCCTGGCTGATCCTGATGAAGGAAGAGCTCGGCAATGCCTGGCTCGAGCCTGAACTTTTCCGCATTGGCGCCAGCTCGCTGCTTGCCGACATCGAACGGCAGATCGAGCATTTCGTTACCGGCCGCTATTCCTCCACCATCCGTCACGCGCTCGCCTGA
- a CDS encoding sugar-binding transcriptional regulator, producing the protein MPSIATPAPPSRDEQREHRMVQVAKLYYDLERTQSEIAEEVGLTRWQVSRLLRDARETGIVRIAIVPRAQRLPALESRMQKAFGLREAIIVPSMGDGDVAQDAVAQAAGQYLASLSPRPGLVGVSWGRTMASVAHWLAPGWNDGVRVVLMNGATNLKSATLKTNTVAERFAEAGNGTATLLPVPAIVGRAETRTVIEADPVIESVLTLAAEAPVACFGLGGMAGSVHVESGYLSTEEVDGLAANHAVGDVLGRFIDANGAIADPALDARTIGLAPERLRDKTHSIGVASGKAKHAVVLAALKARYVNVLVTDEATALYALSDHAIHETALSEDREKTHAG; encoded by the coding sequence ATGCCGAGCATCGCTACCCCCGCCCCCCCGAGCCGTGACGAGCAGCGCGAGCACCGCATGGTGCAGGTCGCGAAGCTCTATTACGACCTGGAGCGGACGCAGAGCGAGATCGCCGAGGAAGTCGGCCTGACCCGCTGGCAGGTGAGCCGGCTGCTGCGCGATGCCCGCGAAACCGGCATCGTCCGCATTGCCATCGTGCCGCGCGCCCAGCGCCTGCCGGCGCTCGAATCCCGGATGCAGAAAGCCTTTGGCCTGCGCGAGGCGATCATCGTGCCCTCGATGGGCGATGGCGACGTGGCGCAGGACGCGGTGGCGCAGGCGGCCGGGCAATATCTGGCAAGCCTCAGCCCGCGCCCCGGGCTGGTCGGCGTTTCCTGGGGCCGGACCATGGCCTCCGTCGCGCACTGGCTGGCGCCCGGCTGGAACGATGGCGTCCGCGTCGTGCTGATGAACGGCGCCACCAACCTCAAATCCGCGACGCTGAAGACCAACACCGTCGCGGAGCGCTTCGCCGAGGCGGGCAATGGCACCGCGACGCTGCTGCCGGTGCCGGCCATCGTCGGCCGTGCCGAGACGCGCACCGTCATCGAGGCCGATCCGGTGATCGAAAGCGTGCTGACCCTGGCCGCCGAAGCCCCGGTCGCCTGCTTCGGGCTCGGCGGCATGGCCGGCTCCGTCCATGTCGAATCCGGCTACCTGTCCACCGAAGAGGTCGACGGCCTCGCCGCCAACCATGCCGTCGGCGACGTGCTCGGCCGCTTCATCGACGCCAACGGCGCCATCGCCGACCCGGCGCTCGACGCCCGCACCATCGGCCTCGCGCCGGAGCGGTTGCGCGACAAGACCCATTCGATCGGCGTCGCTTCCGGCAAGGCCAAGCACGCCGTCGTCCTCGCCGCCCTCAAGGCGCGCTACGTCAACGTTCTCGTTACCGATGAGGCGACCGCTCTTTACGCCCTGTCGGACCACGCCATCCACGAAACAGCCCTTTCCGAAGACCGGGAGAAAACCCATGCCGGCTGA
- a CDS encoding nucleoside hydrolase, protein MTSQSAAPIKVIYDTDPGIDDAMALLFLEYAPQIDLVGITTVLGNASIDTTTHNALYLKQLFDIAAPVARGAGKPLVVPMVEEPHFVHGRNGLGEVPVPETLSVQEHELPAHRFIIDMVRKHPHEIVIVAVGRMTNLALALREDPGIAELVKEVVIMGGAFGFYGHSGNVTPVAEANIIGDPHAADEMFAAPWPVVAVGLDVTQECVMTTAYMQELREKGGKAGQFFWDISRFYEDFYRRATGIDGIFVHDSSAVAYLLDPSLFTTRAGPIKVVTEGIAIGQTIQKSALRSFPPTPWDGLPDQKICTAVDGPRFLDLYFQVIVEGAAARA, encoded by the coding sequence ATGACAAGCCAGAGCGCCGCCCCCATCAAGGTGATCTACGACACGGACCCCGGCATCGACGACGCCATGGCGTTGCTGTTCCTGGAATATGCGCCGCAGATCGACCTCGTCGGTATCACCACCGTGCTCGGCAACGCCTCGATCGACACGACGACGCACAACGCCCTCTATCTGAAGCAGCTGTTCGACATCGCCGCTCCGGTCGCGCGCGGCGCGGGCAAGCCGCTGGTGGTGCCGATGGTCGAGGAGCCGCATTTCGTGCACGGCCGCAATGGCCTCGGCGAAGTGCCGGTTCCCGAGACGCTTTCGGTCCAGGAGCATGAACTGCCGGCGCATCGCTTCATCATCGACATGGTGCGCAAGCACCCGCACGAGATCGTCATCGTCGCCGTCGGCCGCATGACCAACCTGGCGCTGGCGCTCCGCGAAGATCCCGGCATCGCCGAACTGGTCAAGGAAGTCGTCATCATGGGCGGCGCGTTCGGCTTCTACGGCCATTCCGGCAATGTGACGCCAGTGGCCGAAGCCAACATCATCGGCGACCCGCACGCTGCCGACGAGATGTTCGCCGCCCCATGGCCGGTCGTCGCCGTCGGCCTCGACGTCACGCAGGAATGCGTGATGACCACCGCCTACATGCAGGAACTGCGCGAAAAGGGCGGCAAGGCCGGCCAGTTCTTCTGGGACATCTCGCGCTTCTACGAGGACTTCTACCGCCGCGCGACCGGGATCGACGGCATCTTCGTGCATGACTCCTCGGCCGTCGCCTACCTGCTCGATCCGAGCCTGTTCACCACCCGCGCCGGCCCGATCAAGGTGGTGACCGAGGGCATCGCGATCGGCCAGACGATCCAGAAGTCTGCGCTGCGCTCTTTCCCGCCGACGCCCTGGGACGGCCTGCCGGACCAGAAGATCTGCACCGCCGTCGACGGCCCGCGCTTCCTCGACCTCTACTTCCAGGTCATCGTCGAAGGCGCGGCCGCGCGGGCGTAA